GTTTTTCTTTTTTAAAAGGGTTAAGAACAAGCTTTCATTTTTATAAAAATAATAATATTACATTACATCGAACAAAACTGGCAAATAAAAAGCATTATTTTAAGCACCACTTGATGCACGCTTCGCTAAGATTAAAAGATTATCATACCTGAAAAGAACAAACAATTATAATTAAAGAGCCAGGAGATTATTCTTTATTTATTGCAGGATTAGGATGAATTACTTTTAAAGGGATGTCAAAGCAAGAATTAATGGTTGAAACAGACCAAAACATTAAAATTAATTTACGAAAACGGTTCATTTAGTTTTATAATTAAAGGTAGATAGTTAGAAAGGAAGAAGGTTATATGAATCTTTTTAAAAAATATCCTTATGTTATTACCGATTTAGATGGAACAATAGCCGGTGAAGGTTATGTAATTAATGAAGAAACTTATGAAGCTTTACAAACATACCAGTTAGTTAGTGATTATCATTTGTTTTTAGCATCTGGTCGGTTGGACTTAATGGCAAAAGAATATTTTGCAAAATTAAAAATTAAAACACCAATTATTTCTTGTAATGGTGCTTTAATTCGAGATCCTATTAGCAATGAAGTTTTATATCAACAGACCTTATCGCAAGATTTAGCAATTAAAATTCTTACGATGGCATTAGAACATGATATTGATCATATTGTTTATACAGCAAGTATGATTTATGGTCATCCTCATTCAAAACGAATTGCCTTGATGATGAAATATAATGAACAATTAGTTGATAATAATTATCAGATCCCATTAGATACTGAAACAAATTATTTAGAATTATTAAAAAATAATGATATTCAAGTTTTAAAAATTTTATTTCCATTTAACTCGACAGCCGAATTAGACCGTGTTCAGTTTATTAATGAACCATTTAAAGATCAAATTGAAGGAGTATTTTCACAAAAAGACTTGTTTGATATTCAAGCATTAAATATCAATAAAGGAAATGCTTTTAAAAAATTATGTGAATTAAAAGGATATGATCCTCATCAATTTATTTTTTATGGAGATAATTACAATGATATTGAACTTGCGAAAAGTGTTGGTTATACTGTGGCAATGGGGAATAGTGTCTTAGAATTAAAAAAAATTGCTAATTCAACAACAACTTCTGTTGTTGATAATGGTGTTCGTGAACACCTTTTTACCGAAGTATTATCCAAAGAACAAATTGCTGAGTTTTTACCACAAGTTAAAAATGTTTTTAAGTAAAACATTTTTTTATTTTTAAGAAATTATTTTTTTGTTCTCACTTAGAAGTACACATCCTCCCAAAATTAATAGTTTAATTCTACATAAAAACAAAGTATACCCACTTTTTTTTTTTTTTTTTTTTTAAATACAATTAAAGTATAAATAATTTTTACAAGAGAGGGTTAAAATATGAAAAAAGTATTGGCTTTATTAGGAACTTGTTCCTTGATAACAACGGGAGTTACAACAGTTATTAGTTGCTCAACTAAACCAGATGTTAATCCTGCTGAAGATGATAATGATATTAGAAAAGATTTAGATGTGTTATTATCAATTATGAACGAAGCTCATACAGCATTTCTAAATTATGCAAATGAAAAAGCCGTTCTTAATATTGACGATTATAAAATTCCGGAGTTAAATCAATTATTTGGTTTAGTTAATTCAAGTAAAAAAGAAGATGACTTGGATTTAAAAACTGTTTTTGGTGAACAAATAAATAATTTTTTTGAAAATAATTTTAAATCAGTTTTTGACAATATTAATCGACAAATTGCCAATGAATATTCTAATTATTATGTTGACTCAATGCCGTTTACTTTTAAAACTAGTCCTTCAACTCTAAAAGTGAATTATGTTGATTTAACACAATTAGAAAAATTAACCACAGAACCAATTAAGGATTTAAAAGCAGTTGTGGTAAATTATAGTTTTGGTTATACGGGATCATTTAAAACATTAACTAATCCAACAAGATTTAACATTAAATATGTTATTACAAATAATCCTAATTTGATTAAAACGTTAATGCTTGATTTAACTAATAAAATTGGAAAAGTTTTAATTGATTTTATTAATAAGAATCCTGAAATTATCATTGACCAAAATGTCGCTTTTAAAGAAACATATGAAAAGTTTAGTGTTTATTACAAACATGATACAACATTAATTAATAAAAATATGTTAACTTTTTTAGATGCCATGTTTAAAGACAATGCTGTGACAAAGGAAATTATGGAATCAGTAAATTATGATTCTACTCAAGATATTTTAGATTTACAAACTGCGACAATAAATAATGAAAATAGTATTAATGTAAATTTACCAGATTGACGAATGAAATATCAAACTCCAGCTGCATGAGCGGGATCAGGAAAACAGCCTGCTGGTTTAACGCCTGAGAATTTTGTTAAATTTTATCGATCAAATATGAAAATTTTTGAAGATACAAGTAAAGACTTAACTTTGGCAACTTTTAGTATTAATTTTAACAAAATAATTGTTGCTGGGTTGCCATTGTTAGCAAGTGGTTTTAATGATAATAAACCGTTAATGGTTCAAATCAACATATCACAAAATGGTTTAACAACAAAATTAACTAACTTCGGAAATATTATTGTTGCACTTCTTAAATATTATAATGTTGATTTAAAAGTATTAGGTTGAACTAGTTTTTATATTTCAAAAAGTTTATTTGATGAAGTTGAAACACGCTGAAAAGGTAAAAATCTTGTAAATCTTGCAGATGTTTATAATAGACTTTTACAAGATTTTAAACAAAGTGATATTGCTAAAACTTTGCTAGATCTTGAATTATTTTCTATACAAAATTTTCGCTCTTATTGGATAAAACTAGATTTTAACTATGCATCTACAGGAGCTCGTAGTTTTTCAATACAAAATGCTGCTATGTGATGAAGTTTAGGTTTTGGGTTTGGACATTCAAAGAATAGTGCTATCGTATATACTGCATGAACATTTTGACAACAGAAATTAGGTTTTGTTTCTTAACTTAAGTGAGAATTATTCAGAACCTATAACTTTCTTTAATAAAGAAAAATAGAAAAGAAATATTTTTAAAATATTTCTTTTTTGTTATTACATATAGAATTTAAAAAACCTATAATCATAGGTATTTTATTTAAATTGAGTCTTGCTATTATTGATGTGAAGGGGGGATTTATATCAAAAAAATTGATTGAAATAATTATCTTCAAGATTTCTATGAAGCAGTTGGTGGTAAAGAAAATATTAAAGAATGTTTTCATTGTGCAACAAGATTTCGTTTTTATGTAAAAGATATCACTTTAGTAAATGTATCAAAATTAAAACAGATTGAACTTTTCAAAGGATACAATTGCGTTGATAATCAACATCAATTGATAATTGGTACCGGTCTTGTTGATAAATTTTATAAGGTCTATAAATTAAATGAAACTAATATTTCAGATCCATTTGATAACAAAGTAAAAGAAAAATTATGAAGAAAGGAATTAAATTTTAAAACTAATATTTTTATGGTGACAAAAAAAGGGTTAAATTCATTTTCCACAATTTTTGTTCCTCTAATTCCTGTTTTTATTGCAGGGGGAATGTCGCTAGCGTTAATGTCTCTTGTTAAGTCCATAACACCTACTTCCGGGTTTATTAAATTATTTGATGTTATTGGTGGAGCAATTTTAGGTTCGATTCCTGTGTTTGTGGGATATACGACCGCGAAAAAAATGGGGGCAAATCCATTTCTAGGAGTTGCGATGGGGTTAATATTAATATCACCAGGATTATTAAATCGCTATGCAACTAATACGCCAATTTTATTAGAATTTAATATAAATGCTGATCAGGAGATTATTGATAAAGCAATTCATAAGGCATGATTAAATTATTTATTAGAGATGGGAATTGATCCATTAAATCCTCCTACAAATATTATTATTCCGAAAGAAAACGAAATTGTTGGTATATATTACACAATATTTACTGGCTTTTTTAAAATTAAATTAGTTGGATATCAGGCTCAAATTGTCCCAATTTTATTAGTGTTATTATTGTCGTGTTCATTAGAAAAATTAATGCGAAAATTTGTTCCTGATGTTATTGGAATAATTATTGTTCCATTGGGAACTGTAATAATTTCAACATGATTAGCATTTTGAGTAATAGGACCATTAGGTGAGATTATTGGGAGAGGTCTTTCCATAGGATTACAAGCAATCTTTAAATATACCAATTGAAATATGATTGGTTTTGGGGGAGCATTATTTGCTGGGATTTATCCATTTCTAGTTGTAACTGGTTTACACCAAGGATTTTTACCAATAGAAACCCAACTAATTGTTGATTCACAATTACATTATGGTCATACATTTACATTTATTACACCAATTGCATGTGTTTCTAATATTGCCCAAGGAACAGCTGCATTAATGTTTATCTTTTTTACTAAAGAAAAAAAAGAAAAATCACAGGGGCTTTCAGGAGTTATTGGGGCATATACCGGAATAACCGAACCTGCAATGTTTGGAATAAATTTACAAGTTAAACCATTATTTATATCTGCAGCAATTGGGGCAATGGTTGGTGGTTGATGACTTGGAATGAGTCATACC
This genomic window from Spiroplasma sp. SV19 contains:
- a CDS encoding HAD family hydrolase, coding for MNLFKKYPYVITDLDGTIAGEGYVINEETYEALQTYQLVSDYHLFLASGRLDLMAKEYFAKLKIKTPIISCNGALIRDPISNEVLYQQTLSQDLAIKILTMALEHDIDHIVYTASMIYGHPHSKRIALMMKYNEQLVDNNYQIPLDTETNYLELLKNNDIQVLKILFPFNSTAELDRVQFINEPFKDQIEGVFSQKDLFDIQALNINKGNAFKKLCELKGYDPHQFIFYGDNYNDIELAKSVGYTVAMGNSVLELKKIANSTTTSVVDNGVREHLFTEVLSKEQIAEFLPQVKNVFK
- a CDS encoding PTS transporter subunit EIIC, whose translation is MIIGTGLVDKFYKVYKLNETNISDPFDNKVKEKLWRKELNFKTNIFMVTKKGLNSFSTIFVPLIPVFIAGGMSLALMSLVKSITPTSGFIKLFDVIGGAILGSIPVFVGYTTAKKMGANPFLGVAMGLILISPGLLNRYATNTPILLEFNINADQEIIDKAIHKAWLNYLLEMGIDPLNPPTNIIIPKENEIVGIYYTIFTGFFKIKLVGYQAQIVPILLVLLLSCSLEKLMRKFVPDVIGIIIVPLGTVIISTWLAFWVIGPLGEIIGRGLSIGLQAIFKYTNWNMIGFGGALFAGIYPFLVVTGLHQGFLPIETQLIVDSQLHYGHTFTFITPIACVSNIAQGTAALMFIFFTKEKKEKSQGLSGVIGAYTGITEPAMFGINLQVKPLFISAAIGAMVGGWWLGMSHTVANSLGSASWIGLVQFDWTTTHTRQFFEQNNINSILQNVPMGGHAIIAMSISTIVTAGTAFGLLKTKWGKESLKQHLKNK